CACATCAAAATTatgtgaatcaaagtgaaaatttgtgaaactttGAAATTATGGTTTGAGAGTCAATTTGGACttggattttgaaactaatcacatatatgaactcgtggagtCATGGGTAGATGAAATCTACCACTGGACCCAGGTTTTGACCGGGCGAGCCTTGGGTTGACTTTTTACGAAAAGTGTAAAGGTCTTATCtttactattttaattgatttgtctagcattgtttgttgatattaagtCGATTTTGATTAGATTTGTGCCGTGCGGAAGCGAATTTTAAGGGAAAGAAATTTTCGAGTGTTGAATTGACATAGTTGaagtaagtgtcttgcctaactttgtatgGGGGATACCCCTTTGGATTGGTATTGATTGATTCATTTGTGCTATATGAAAGccatgtacgcaaggtgacgagtgggtacacgaGTTGTACGTGGTATGTGACTGGTTTAGGCTACTTAGACTATTTCCATGCTTAATTGAAATGCCATATCATGTTCTAAATTCTTATAGTCAATCTATCCTTATTTGTACTAGTCTATCCTTACGTGCCTTAATTGACTTGTTTAACACTTGTTCTACATCCTACTTGATAAATTGCTCTCAtgctttagttgaacttgttgcTTCTTTTATTGTTACATGCTATCTCTTCATTGTTAATTATCATAGCTTGAAGTTAGTGTTCATGTTATCTCCTTCATTATTTATTGTCATTACTTAAAATGATTGTTCATGTTATCccttttcttgttgattttcaTTACTTGAAGTCCTTTTTATACGTTATCTCTTCCATTATGAGTCGTCCTTATTTAATATCATGGTTATACATTATCTCACTGTCGAGTTATTAGTATGGAAGTTGTGAAAGCCGTTATCACGTTGAGGTAAAATTGTTATTGTCGAAACCTCTTCCTTGTTGAACATTTTATATTCATTGTTGTTGTTCATATTCTTGTGCTCGTTGTGGTGGATCCATGGGCTATTGTTGTGGAAACATTGATATTGTGATTGTTTGCAAGTTGTGATATATGGGTACTTGTGGTGAGAGTTGTGATTGTGATGTGATATTGACGCGCATGCGGCGGTATACGGCTTGGGCTTAATGTGCATATGGTTGTATAAGGTGAGACTTATGAGCTTGTCTCTTGTAGAGGAACTACGTGAAGCCATGCGACATCATAAGATGGACTAAAGCATGTGTAGCTATTTTAGAAAAACTGTTTTCAAAACCTATTTCAAATGCAAGGCTCACGCGGCAGCAAAAGGAAcgattgtgattgaaattgtgAATTGTggatacgaggcggtacctcgattCTGATTCTTAATAGATATAGATGAGGCAATACCTCAGTGGTGATTCTTACTCTACACGAGGCGGTACCTCATTGCGATTCTTGTTTCATTCTTCCTTGTTTTTGTCAGTTACTGTCCATATATGTTCATTGTGGTTCTGCATAACAACCTATTATGTTATTTTCGTGATTAAAATTTTGGTATTAGTTCATGCTGTTAACTTTTTCGCATaagttatttctttgttttccaTTATTTACCGTTTTTATATTTTCATGTTGTTATTTATATAGTAGTAGGTGTCTCGAACTGGCTTCGTCACTAttttaccgaggttaggcttgatacttactaggtaccgttgtggtgtactcatactacacttctgcatatttttgtgaagaTCTATGTACGTCTGTTCGTGTTGGTCGTTAGAGATCATCTGTTAGCAGCCtttcagagacttcaaggtatacctgctcgGTGTCTGCAAGCCTCGGATTCATCTTCACTTATTCTTATTTCctattgtattttctttcaaacagtGATGTAGCAGTTATTCTAGTTttactctgtagagcttatgactcagttccaccAGTTTAGGGGTGTGTACTATTGTTGATCAGTTTTTTAGAAGTTTATATAAGTTATTcaaccttttttttatttataaaactaaCATTTCATTTCATCAAAAAATTTGTCTTTACAAAACCATATTAATGATGACAATCAATCTCCTAATCACTATTACTATTACAAAAATTAACTAAAGAAGAACACAATCATCATATACAGGCTACTCCTAAGGATAATTGTTTAAACTTTGTAGTGCTTGTTGCCATTTGATCTTTGATCTCCCTTGTATGTGCATGTGTATTGCAATCTCCTTGCATATCTCATCCACCATGTATCTACCCTTGTTGAATCTGATGGAGTTTCTTTCGCGCCAAATACAATACACTACCATCGCAAATATTGTTATGGTGATACCTGCTTTACCATTCTTCCTTTTAGCTGTGCTACTGATCTAAGCTAATTCATCATGCCAGCTTCCAATTTTTCTTGTAACTCCCAGTCATCTCAGTATTTTGTCCCATAATATACTAGTGTTTGGACAACCAAAGTAAAGATGGTCAAATGTTTCCATAGTACTTGCACAGAACACACAATCTAGTGGCACTTGGATTCCAAACTTGATTAGCCTATCCACAGTTGCTATCCTTTGATGAATAACCAACCATAGATGAAATTTGAATCGTGGATGAATCTGTGTGTGTAGACGAATACTTTTCCAACTAACTTTGGGAAACTGTGACAGCATCTGGATATAAACTTTTTGTATTTAGAACCTGCCTTGTTTCACCAAGTCTGTCAGACTTGATATGAGACTTCCTTGTACTGAGTTCATCTGTACCAAGTCTCTATTTGCCTCTATGATTTTTCCTGACCACCCATGTTACTGTCTTAGGTGTGTACATTGCTATAATGTCTTTGTTCTTTATGTAATAACTGTGTGTCCATTTGATCCATAAAACATCTTTCTTCATTGTCAAAGCCCATAAGTGTTTCAGAATTGCAGCTTTATTCCATATCCTCAGATTGATGATGTTCGATCCCCCAACAACTTTTGGTTGACAGATCTTATCCCATGCTATCAATTCTTTCCTTGAAATGTCATTTGATCCAATCCAAAGAAATGTCCTGCTTTTGGTCTCTATCATTTTCATGATCTTCTTAGGCAATAGGAAAATTTGAGCCCAGTATATTTGTATTCCAAACAACACATATTTAATAAGTTGTATCCTTCTAGAATAGGATATCATCCTAGCTGACCAGGAGTTTACTCTTTCAGTAATCCTTTCCATCAGTGGTACACATTGGTGGATGTTCAGCTTCTTAGCAGATAGTGGGACCCCAAGGTACTTAAAGGGAATATACCCCTCTATGAAGCTTGTAAGATCAAGTAATAGCTCCTTGATATGCTGTGAAACACCAGCTATATACATTGAGCTCTTGTCTGCATTAGCTTACAATCCAGATGTAGCATAAAATCTATTAAAGGCTTCCTGCAATGTTTTTACTGATATTGTGTCTGCCCTACAAAATATTAACAAATCATCAGCAAAAAAAATATTTGTCACCCCCAGTTTTTTGCATCTTGGGTGGTATTTGAACTCCTTTAAGGTGGACAATTGGCTCATCTCTCTTTATAATTACTCCATTACAATAACAAATAGATAGGGAGACATTAAATCCCCTTGCCTAATCCCTCTCTTGGCTTAAAAAGGCTTGGTAAGGCCACCATTGAGTACTAAAGAGTAGGACAATGTTGACACACATTACATTACCCAATGGATGAATTTCTGTGGAAAGCCAAGGTCAGTGAGCATGTATATAAGAAATTGCCAATCCAAAGAGTCATAAGCCTTTCTTATATCAACCTTGAGAACACACCTAGGAGATAAATCCTTCCTATTATAGCCCTTGAATAGCTCATGACTAAATAGGATATTGTCAATAATGCTCATTCCTTCTATAAAAGTAGACTGTGACTTCACAATAATTACCTCAATTACTCTTTTGATTCTTTTAGTGAGGATCTTGGCAATAATTTTATACAGCGTAGTGCAGCAAGAAATAGGCCTATAATATTTCACTATTGTAGGTACTGGGACTTTAGGTATCAGGGTGATGGTTGTATAGTTCCATGTCGGCTTCATTTTACCAGTatgaaagaagaatgaaacagCCTCATAGATTTCTTGCCTCACTATCATCCAATACTTAGTAAAGAATTCTATAGGATAGCCATCAACTCCAGGAGCTTTGTCATTTGGCATATCTCTCACTGCTTCATCCACCTCTTTATGTGTTATCTCCTTTATTAGTTCCTGCTAATGTTATAGTGTTAGACAATCTCCTACTTTAATAAATCTAGTATTTGGACATGGCATTAATCTCGTGGCTTTCCCTATTAACTGAGTGAAAAAGTTAGTGAACTCTTTTTCCATAGCTTTTGGATCAGTGATCTTCACTCTCATATCATCATACACAGTAGTGATAGTATTCTTGTTGGCTCTAATTTTCAACTGTGCATAGAAGTATTTAGAGTATGAATCACCATAATCAATCCATATTACTCTAGACTTTTGCCTCAATATCCTCTCCTCTATAGTACTCCATTTCTCCAATTCATGCACAGTCTATTTTTCATGTTCTCTCAGCATCTGGTTGAAAGGATCAAGAACCAGGTTAGCTTGAGTACACTCCAATCTCTGTCTTATTTGTGTCAACCTTTGCTCATAGCTTGCCATCTCCTTGTTCAGACCTTTAGCCTCATCTTTTAGCTTATGTAACTTCTGCCAAATAATAGTCATAGGATCCTAATCAATCTGCTGCTGCCATATTCTGTCAACCATAGGTCTAAAGTCCTTATGATCCATTGTTACCATGTATAGATTCAATGGCTTGGGATGAATAGTTTTCCTTTTCCATATTTGAACTATGATAGGAGAATGATCAGACACTCTAGGTTCTAAAACATCTGCTTCCACATGCCTATAGTCCTTAGTCCAGTTGAAATTGCCAAAAGCCCAGTCAATCTTACTATACACTCTATCATTTGCATTTTGCTTATTACACCATGTAAAGAAACAACCCTTTGTTCTCAATGGGGTCAGCTGCATATTGTCAATGCATTGTTTGAACTCTTGTACCTCATTAGTTGTCACTGGTTGTCCTAACCTATTAGCTGTGATTAGGACATTATTAAAATCTCCACTTATGAGCCAAGAGACTTGAATCTTCCCCCTTACCTGCTGCAAGTCATGCCATAATATTGCCGTTTCCTGCACCTTGTTCCTAGCATAGACAACTGTCAGCATTATCTGAGAACTGGTCACTAGATCATCTACTAAGCACTGAATAAATTGCTCATGAATGTGGACTATCTTTATTGTCAAAGTGGTCTTCCATAATACCCATATTCTTCCATTTACAGCCTTATAATAGTTACAACAATATCCCCAATCCTTAGCTACCTTATGCAGTATATTTTTTGCATTCTTTTCTTTAACTCTAGTCTCTAGACATCCTAGAATGTCTACTTTATTCTTTTGCAGAAAGAGTCTTAACTCTTTCTGTTTATAGGTCTTATTTAGCCCTCTTATATTCTAAGTGCTAATAATCATGGTGGCTTTTGGATAGGATCAGAATTCATTGCATCTCCTTGTGCAGAACTTTGCCCACACTCTTCAAGAATTGTAAATCTATTAGAGGTGCTAGCTTCTACAGTTTTGGCTTGCTGCATAATTGGATTGTTCTGTATCTTGCTTCCTTCATTTCTGCTTGTCATCTACATACTCTTATCAGAGTCATTTTCAGCTTTATCCTGGTTGCTCTTTTCTACTTCAGTTAGAGGTTGTTCTTCAATTACCTCTCCTTGTTCTTGTTGTTCTTTTGGCTTCCACTCTTGAACTACTCTCTTCCTTCTGCCCCTATTTCTTCTTTTAGGAGCCTTAAACTCAGAATCTTCATGATTCTGTTGGTTAGTTCTCCTGCATTCAAAATTATCATGGCCAAAATGTACACATTGACTCCAGAACTTTGGCCTCCACTCATACAATATTTCCTGCTTCCTAGTACTGGTAGGAGTTACAATCTCTACATTCTCCACCAAAGGCTTAGTAATGTCAACTTTCACTAGTACTCTAGCATAGGAAATTTTATTCAACTCTACTGTGAATCTGTCAGTGTACATTGGTAATCCTACAACACTAGTCACCTTGCTCAATGCATCAGCAATCCATTATCCAGCAAGTAAACTAGGGAAATGAATCCACAAAAGAATTGTAGTATTACACTTAGGGTCAAAATGGAAATCCCTTTCTCAATTCTGAAAAATAAAATGGTTTATTATGATATGAATAAGGCCCTGCTTGCATGACAAAATTCCTTTTCCTCAATTGTTGTAAATCTAAACACATAGTACCCATCCTTGTAATATAGAATTTGGGGTTTGGTGACAAAATCCCACATAGATTCTACATAGCTTTCCATAGATTTCTCATACGGAGCATCACCAAGTACATACCCAATTAAAGCAGTCGCCTTGTGTTTGTTCAGCTCACTCatcttcttcaacaatttgaatgACTATCTTACCATCTCGATGACTTGGCGAAATATACTCCAGTCTCATCCCCATCTGAGATTTGCGATTCTGTTTCCTGAGCTCTTTTGCATGCAGATCTTTCTCCATCCCAGCCCTTGCTGCTGCTATAGGCTGTTCTAGATCTGGAGATGGTTGTGCTGAAGATCCAGCTTCAGAGAATTGTAATCTTCTCGGGCTTGTTGGCAATTGGTCCTTGCACTTCTTAATTTCCTTCTCCTTCACTGCCTTTGTATTGTTCCATTGGTTACTGTTACATTCATCATCTTCACTTAGCTCATTTTCCTCTCGAATTGGTTGAAATCGAGTGGGTAGAAAGCTTCCAAACGTTAATAGAGTGAATGACTGCATCCCTAAGGTCACCGGGATTACAGTAGGGGTCACCAATGCTGTGTTTTTGCGTCTTCTAGCCATCGATAGCGCACGTTAGCCTCCCTTAGCTTATCGTGCACCGAGAGCATCGACCCGTCAAACCAAAGCCAATTCAATATACTGAAGAATCAATAACCTAGTTATTCAGCCTTGTTTTagttttttgttaattatttctATCAAGTTATTATTAactattaggcttacctagtcgtagagactaggtgccatcacgacatcgtacggagggaaattggggtcgtgacaagttagtattagagctctaggttcatgggTATTACTagtcataagcaagtttagtagagtcttgtggatcaggTGTACCGCTATCACTGATCGATGTCGCCTgctgtggaaccacctgcatccattaaagatgcagcaCCCCCAGAAAAGGAATATTAATACATATGAAATAGTACTAGTTATAAGACTAAACACCCTCTCAATGAAATGAGTAACAATACAAAGAGAAAGAAACATGGAATCAATGAGAGCCTCAAGCAATATTAAAGTGTCAAGTTAAGAGCAAGATAGGTTTTCAAGTAAATATCAATATTTTTAGGTTGGCAGATCTTTAGAAGCGATACACCACCATGCTTTTAGCACAGAGTCTGATCTCGGCTTGATCGACTAAGCCGTCTCACCCAAACACAAGCAATCACAACACCACCATGTGCGCTGCATGGCATTTGATCtcagcccgatcggctaagccatctcacCACAATGTCATGTGGATCAACATCATTTTCCTCTAGCAATCatctcatcccaattaaggggatTAATCTTAACAAATCAATACGAGAATTTCCCCCTAAATCACtcctacaccggcacgtgtaTTTTCGGGGTTAGGTTATTTCAACCTACCCTTCTTCGGTGACTAACGATACTCCCAAAACATTTATTATATAAAGCAGTTAAATCTCATTTCATAACCTTTCACGCATTATTGCATTTCATCAGCATTATTGGCCACTagtgtaattttcattcttggcACGGTGGCCGCATTTTATATCTCATACTCACTTCTTTCACTTTCAAACATCATAATAGGTTAAAAACAATAAGAGCATTTGAAATcaagaccttaactgtgtatatGAGCAATATGAGTCTTAGGTACATTTAGTTTTTCTTTCGCAATTAGGCATAATAAACTTGCAATTGAAACATGATTTTAAATCATAACGTTTTACTACATTGGTCATATTTGGACATATTCCGAAGGAGAACATAATATGATAGGAGCATTTGGAACACAGTTTGATTATATATCTTCAATACAAAGTTTATTTGGAATAGTTGAATTTATAAGAAATGACTCGGAACATGAGAAATAAGAACTTGGCCAATTAGACTTGAGACTTACGAGAATATCATGGAATTTGATTCTACGAGAGAAGTTTAGCAAACATACCTCgcttgagctttccttaaattactacaacatttcaaaaatcctagcaacttcaatctattagAGACATGACAAAGTTGAACCATAATTAAGAAGAGGTTCATGGGTTCAGCTCACCTAGGCATTTTATTAAGAACTAGGTGTGAAAATTTGACTACAAGCTTCTAGTGTAAGATTTCCTTCAACCCGCAACCTATATCGACCAATAATTCATCCCAGATAATTCAACAACCTCCAAGACCCCTCTACTAATACATGCATGCCATATTTTCTACTCCCTGGACCATTTAGACCCAAAACAAACTTGCATGGATGATGTAGGACAAGAACTTACCCGGATAGGTGGTGGCCTAGTGAGTGATTCCCTTGAATCTTCAAGATTGGGGCAAGGATTTTTTAGCAAAGCACTTGGGattcctcctctctctctctaaaacacTCCCCTCTTTCTAAAACAGCCATTTAACCCAACCAAAATAACCCCCAACTCATTTTATAAAAATGGGGTCGGGTAAAATTTCCTCAAACTTAAGCCTCCAAACCGGGTCTATGATTGCAGATCGGAGCGCAAAATAAATATGCGGTTTACAAAGTAGACCAAAAAATAACCCAAAACCTGGGCTGGCCTGATCAAGTCTACGACCACTTTGCAGCCCGCAAAATAGTTATGCAGTCGCATACGCAAAAGTCTCCCTCTGAAATTTTTCATGCTGAATCTACGAAAGGTGTGTGGCCCGCGAaatgattatgcgatcgcataatggaccgcaataTGACCTCcaattttgggtttttcttctgTTTCACTCCGTGACGGATCTACTGTCCACAAAGTATTACTGGGGTCACATAATGGACCACAGAAATGCCAAGTTTTGCAAACACGTTAGCCTACTTCGGCACTATGAACCACGGGTTCTAGGTAAAAAAATTAcagggccttacatcctcccctgCTTAGGATTATTCATCCTTAAATGAGGAGTAGAGTCTGCCCAATACACCCAACATAACTCCTCTGTTCTTACACACatctcaaacccccaaattttagcTAACTCCCAAAATTGCCAGAAATGTCGGCTAAGTTTCCCCTGTAATTGGCCTATCCACCTGTTAGAGAATCCCAGTAACCAACCCTaataacatatatataatccaaTGACGTAACATAGCATGAAAACAACACCAACCGTGACCGCATAAGCATTATATTACCATAAGGAACATCCTTAACATAAACTGTACAAGTGGAACATAATTTAGAAATTAATCTCTTAACATTTTAATTGAACACAACTACATGGTTATTCAAACAAATGAGTATATTTCTTCTTCATCTATTCCTCGGCCTCCCCGGTGGCCTCTTCAACCTGCTGCTTTCGCCATAGCACTTTTACGGAGGCAATCTCTTTTTTCTCAGCTTCCGAACCTTCCTATCTAGAATGGAAATTAGAATCTCCTCATAAGTCaatcttcattaacctcaatagcctGTAATCCATCTATGGTGGTAGCTCAAGCCTAAAAGCCACCTGACCAATCCACTAAATATTTTTGTACGACATGATATATCTGTAAGCCATCTATGTTTTGTGCCAACCTACTGGGCCTTTGGTGTTCGGCCTTCAATTGTTGATAATTTGGACATATTGATACAGAGTTTGCTACATTCTTCTTCATATAAGACTGACGCATCTTTATGACAAACCAGAACCATACCTACAATGAATACGTCTTATGTGGCTGCCTCCGTCCTGCCTGGAAAATCATAGAATCTGggctagcctccccctctagggcaacctgtACATATCCgtcccccacccctagctgggtgagTGGGTAGGGTGTTAACTAGGGAATAAACTATGACCTATGAAGTCTGTGGACCTGGTTGAATCCGTATAACCTGAgtagtctatggaggtgcaccctcctaagtctgggacagtccctcaccatatgacatgTATCACCACATTCAAAGAAAACTCTGGGTGGGTGTGGCTGCTATGATTGGATCGAGCCTGGTTGGCTGGACTAACTACTAAAGGCACCTTGTGCAGGAGGTCCACTAGAAAGTGTCTGAGTAAAGTGTGCAACCTGAGACCTCGAGAAATCCGGAGTACCACTAGAAGCTAGAAGTGCTGAACGAACTAGACGGCTAACATGTCCTCCACTATGACGGATTGTAGCTGCAGCATGGCCACCACTAAATCCTCTGGTACCTCAAGACTTTTTGGCCTCTCTATCCTCTCTCTCACGGCCCCAGATACCCACCAACCTACATGCGATCTCTACCACCTACTAATATTGGGTATCTGTCTCCAACTCTCGAGCCATACTGAACCTGATACCATAgttgagcccctcgataaatTGGCGAAGTCGCTCCCtgactgtagaaaccaaggtagGTGCATGCCTAGACAACTCACTAAATTTAATGGCATACTCTGACACTGTCATAGCACTCAGGCGCATTTACTCAAACTCTACGTGCCATGTATCCCGAAGAGTCTGGGAACAAACTCTCTGAAGAATAtctctgaaaattgagtccaTGTAAGTTAAGCTGCATCGGCTGGGCTACCCTACTCGTAAGCCCGCCAACACTGAAATGCTACTCCTGACAGCTAGAAGGTAGTAAAAACAACTCTGCTAGTCTCCACAATACCCATGGTGCGGAGAATACAATGGAACTTCTCTGGAAAACCCTGTTTATCTTCTGATGCTAAGCAACTGTAAGTAGGAGGatgatacttcttgaacctctcaagtctaagATGTTCCTCCTCAGATGATACTACCCTAACCTCGCACTGAACCAGAACAATAGGCTAAGCTGGCATAACTaattgggacctgatcaacatgaaCCTATTGCTCTAGAGTACGGGTCACGGGAGTCTAAGCTCTTCCCTTatcctgagatgtggctggtACGAGTGGAATAGACCCCGCCTGAACTAGAGTACAAAATTATGCGAGGGTTTCCTGaagcatatctgtaacatttggataagtgcagtctcatccctttctcatttctatcgcattctttctttatcattccacattcccccctttaggggagtactaagacttggagctatgacaacctgcctatagacattttttttcctcttcatctttggcgtcctttcacatcatcgatgacccttactcacttGCGGTAATCTTTtagtaccaaggataacaaaattcctcactcgtGATGGTGACATTTAGTGTAACTGGAACATACAGTTGCtcaagcttaactttgctcacattgcttgctttaaggAAACGTCTtcttgaatgaccattctctgaatttctcatgaatcttcttctctTGTCCATTTTATTATTGCCGGCACaaaatctaaaattctcatgatgtcgaccattataaaatcactaaatccctaattcatgtttactttatcttgaTCACCAACCCATGCTGATATCTATTATTATGGGGTCTAGCTTTTCCTattggtaatcacgttagagtcacgaacttcttaaaatgaggatatgacttcatggcctatactcttttgttgtcctaaggcctgtcacctctcatctCTTCAATCACTTGACTAGATTCTGTAATACTGTcgtttcttattcttttttcctACCATCGTTATCCATgcatcacaccttattcataatacttctgtatctctcttctcattactctgctaatatttctgcatatcctttttcttgtgaaaacttcaacacgatattctttcacttttagctctccttgtttcattcatcggctcttcgggttgctcaacgtcctcATTCTAATAGGGACGACAGttatactaaggtaatatttatcccattCAGGCTTTCAGTGCTTATCTTCTGATTTTTTTTCATGCTaatattcacatctaattgtaatattctagagtgcaccatctaggagtctcacaagaagatctattggcacatttgtaatacccttcgaaaatgtcaactaacacaaacaatccattcaccattttgggttactctaaccccaatcGGATCTTGATGTTttgtccttttcttaaactacacctgttagcccccacatggcataattgagatgggtacgaccaattaaacatacctctgttactgttgaatataactcaaaaagcttatattcctctgcctgaattataaacattgttaaccttcattaattgggtacctcgtactcttcttcatctggcttcttttgcttgttggaacttgtatttatcttctgaatctctcattatctttcaccattaaggtggataggtatacttgccttaaggcttcttatcaggaagcttacaccttttagtacacccatgatctgccaaagacctcacatttacttatcgtaggcatcataaaaaattcaattcctctgactcagc
This genomic stretch from Nicotiana sylvestris chromosome 9, ASM39365v2, whole genome shotgun sequence harbors:
- the LOC138878206 gene encoding uncharacterized protein, coding for MLTVVYARNKVQETAILWHDLQQVRGKIQVSWLISGDFNNVLITANRLGQPVTTNEVQEFKQCIDNMQLTPLRTKGCFFTWCNKQNANDRVYSKIDWAFGNFNWTKDYRHVEADVLEPRVSDHSPIIVQIWKRKTIHPKPLNLYMVTMDHKDFRPMVDRIWQQQID